A window of Clostridium sp. 'White wine YQ' contains these coding sequences:
- a CDS encoding fructose-1,6-bisphosphatase — translation MSYIEEDSSKEFHDKLKYLKLLSNSYPTIADACTEIINLQAILNLPKGTEHFLSDIHGEYEPFIHVLNNASGVIKRKVDDVFGNILSLNEKKSLATLIYYPEQKIELELKEQQNIEDWYKITLYRLIDMCRHVSSKYTRSKVRKALPKDFSYIIEELLHEQPAKMNKEKYYEEIIKTIISVGRAKEFIVAISKLIQQLVIDRLHIIGDIFDRGPGADIIMDTLLNYHSIDIQWGNHDIVWMGAAAGSEACIATVLRTSARYANLSTIEDGYGINLLPLATFAMEFYNDDKCEFFNPRFENDNTCNDKDVKLMAKMHKAIAIIQFKLEGDIIKRRPYFRMDERLLLNKIDYDKGIINLNGQIYKLRDSKFPTINPNDPYKLIPEELELIDKLKSSFLNSEKLQKHVRFLFAKGNLCLKYNSNLLFHGCIPLNEDGSFRKVTIGASGKEYYGKNYLDRLEILVREGYFYKNNPEAKLYGMDIIWYLWNGADSPLFGKDKMTTFERYFIEDKATHVEKKNYYFELEDNESACNMIFKEFGLDPKISHIINGHVPVKLKKGESPIKANGKLLVIDGGFSRTYQPETGIAGYTLIYNSYGLLLVSHEPFESTQKAIEEEKDILSTTIVLEQEVERKRVGDTDIGEELKIQIADLEWLLDAYRTGIIKEQR, via the coding sequence ATGTCTTATATTGAAGAAGATTCAAGTAAAGAGTTTCATGACAAACTAAAATATCTTAAACTCCTATCAAATAGTTATCCAACTATAGCTGATGCTTGTACAGAAATAATAAATTTACAGGCGATTTTAAACCTTCCTAAAGGAACTGAACATTTTCTGTCAGATATTCATGGAGAATATGAACCTTTTATTCATGTCTTGAACAATGCTTCAGGAGTTATAAAACGTAAAGTTGATGATGTTTTTGGTAATATATTGAGCCTAAATGAGAAAAAAAGCCTTGCCACTTTAATATACTATCCAGAGCAAAAAATAGAATTAGAACTGAAAGAACAGCAAAATATCGAAGATTGGTACAAAATAACACTATATAGATTAATTGATATGTGCAGACATGTATCTTCAAAATATACCCGTTCTAAGGTAAGAAAAGCTCTACCAAAGGATTTCTCATACATTATAGAAGAACTTCTACATGAACAACCAGCCAAGATGAATAAAGAAAAATACTATGAGGAAATAATAAAAACCATAATTAGTGTGGGTCGAGCTAAAGAATTTATAGTAGCTATATCAAAGTTAATCCAACAACTAGTAATAGATAGACTTCATATAATAGGGGATATATTTGATAGAGGACCAGGAGCAGATATTATAATGGATACTCTTTTAAATTATCACTCTATTGATATTCAATGGGGCAATCATGACATAGTTTGGATGGGGGCAGCAGCAGGAAGTGAGGCATGCATTGCAACAGTTCTTAGAACAAGTGCAAGATATGCAAATCTAAGTACCATAGAAGATGGCTATGGAATAAACCTTTTACCATTAGCAACCTTTGCCATGGAATTTTATAATGATGATAAGTGCGAATTCTTTAATCCTAGGTTTGAAAACGATAATACTTGCAATGATAAAGATGTAAAACTTATGGCAAAGATGCATAAAGCTATAGCTATCATACAATTTAAACTAGAAGGAGATATAATTAAAAGACGTCCATACTTTAGAATGGATGAACGATTACTATTAAACAAGATAGACTATGATAAAGGCATAATTAATTTGAATGGGCAAATATATAAATTAAGGGATAGTAAATTTCCAACTATAAATCCTAATGACCCATATAAATTAATCCCAGAAGAGCTAGAGCTTATAGATAAGCTTAAATCATCCTTTTTAAATAGTGAAAAGCTACAAAAGCATGTTAGATTTCTTTTTGCAAAAGGAAACTTGTGTTTAAAGTATAATTCTAACTTACTATTCCATGGATGTATTCCACTAAATGAAGATGGAAGCTTTAGAAAAGTAACCATTGGAGCTTCGGGTAAAGAATACTACGGTAAAAATTACTTAGACAGATTAGAGATTTTAGTAAGAGAAGGATATTTTTATAAAAACAATCCAGAGGCTAAGCTATATGGCATGGATATAATATGGTATCTGTGGAATGGGGCAGATTCACCTCTTTTCGGAAAAGACAAGATGACAACCTTTGAAAGATATTTTATAGAGGATAAAGCAACCCATGTAGAGAAGAAAAATTACTATTTTGAACTAGAAGATAACGAGAGTGCATGTAATATGATCTTTAAGGAATTTGGGTTAGATCCAAAGATTTCTCATATAATAAATGGACATGTACCTGTTAAGTTAAAAAAAGGAGAAAGTCCGATAAAGGCAAATGGAAAACTTCTCGTTATAGATGGGGGATTTTCAAGGACGTATCAACCTGAAACTGGAATAGCAGGTTATACACTAATATATAATTCTTATGGGCTATTACTAGTATCACATGAACCTTTTGAATCTACGCAAAAAGCTATTGAAGAAGAAAAAGATATTCTTTCAACTACAATAGTGCTAGAACAGGAAGTTGAGAGAAAGCGAGTTGGGGATACAGATATTGGGGAGGAACTCAAAATTCAAATTGCGGATTTAGAGTGGCTTTTGGATGCATATAGAACAGGAATAATAAAAGAGCAACGATAA
- a CDS encoding MurR/RpiR family transcriptional regulator has protein sequence MNIFTKLNKLTNLTANEKILVSYMEENPEKFIKMSAIEISETCFISASTIYRLCQKLDLAGLSELKVQVSVSINEYLKEQNSLDYNYPFKQNENQHQISLKMKELYEQTLVSSLNLIDLDQLRLIVNALKEAKHIDFYTSAGNIYFAENFKFQMQEIGTFINVPMEEYLQRLTASTSDKEHIAIIFSYEGRGKIIQDIAEILKKNKTPIILISSTNENPLTKYANYNLYLSSNENHFNKISSFSTRLSLLYLLDCIYTCYFELDYNNNITYKIDTYRKISENNN, from the coding sequence ATGAATATTTTTACTAAATTAAACAAATTGACTAATTTAACTGCAAACGAAAAAATATTAGTTAGTTATATGGAAGAGAATCCAGAGAAGTTTATTAAAATGAGTGCAATTGAAATAAGTGAGACATGCTTTATTTCAGCTTCAACTATCTATCGCCTTTGTCAAAAACTTGACTTAGCAGGTTTATCAGAACTTAAGGTACAAGTATCTGTATCTATTAATGAATATTTAAAAGAACAGAATTCCTTAGATTACAATTACCCTTTTAAACAAAACGAGAATCAGCATCAAATATCTTTGAAAATGAAAGAATTATATGAACAGACTTTAGTGTCGTCACTAAATTTAATAGATTTAGATCAATTAAGATTAATTGTCAACGCTTTAAAAGAAGCTAAGCATATTGATTTTTATACATCTGCGGGAAATATATATTTTGCAGAAAATTTTAAGTTTCAAATGCAGGAAATCGGAACTTTTATTAACGTTCCAATGGAAGAGTATCTTCAACGTTTAACTGCATCCACTAGTGATAAAGAGCATATCGCTATAATATTTTCATATGAAGGAAGAGGAAAAATCATACAAGACATAGCAGAAATATTAAAAAAGAACAAAACACCAATTATTTTGATTTCCTCTACTAATGAAAACCCACTAACTAAATATGCTAATTATAATCTGTATTTAAGTTCAAATGAAAACCACTTTAATAAGATATCGTCCTTTTCAACAAGATTGTCCTTGCTTTATCTTTTAGACTGTATTTATACATGCTATTTTGAACTTGATTACAATAATAATATTACGTATAAGATTGATACCTATAGGAAGATCTCGGAGAATAATAATTAA
- a CDS encoding bifunctional diguanylate cyclase/phosphodiesterase, which translates to MEYLENFENAIDLIKNGSKDAEKVKKIVKDLYDQLKYNETTKKLIIEGAADYVFEWNIEKDYFNISEDFINLVGLSNVNSINRKELSKAFDILIHDEDRNRVKELIYEFLDGENEYFICECRILRNDGEYAWIYCKGKGIHDETGSPLLMAGSILDISEKKSYEDYIIKMAFVDQLTLLPNRLKFEHDFNNLTNNDIMGENKFSIFMFDIDNFKNFNDTFGCNLGDKVIKEISEFLSTLDLKSYSSYRIGGDSFILLVHQEDKNDIILSLNKILNRFKSTWNISGYEYYFTTSIGVVSYPKDGKDVETILKNVESALFKSKQEGKNKYTFYSKEHHDRFHRQIQLENSMRCAVNNNFDGFYVVYQPIVDSNTKNLVTVESLLRWEHKDLGMISPLEFIPIAETSGLIVPMGEWILKEAISQCSAWRVMGINDLTVNVNLSVKQLQVDGFDKMVMDLLMEAGLPSEALTLEITESLIMTDFIHSSRILENLRNEGVKISIDDFGTGYSSLSYLRKLPVDNLKIDRSFISDIESDKYCVSFTDTMINLAHNLNITVTSEGVETESQLNILENLGSDYIQGYYFSKPMTPAELVKYVEAYI; encoded by the coding sequence ATGGAATACTTAGAGAATTTTGAAAATGCAATTGATTTAATTAAAAACGGATCAAAAGATGCAGAAAAAGTTAAGAAAATTGTAAAGGATTTATATGATCAATTAAAGTACAATGAAACAACAAAAAAGCTCATAATTGAAGGAGCTGCAGATTACGTATTTGAATGGAACATAGAGAAGGATTACTTTAATATATCTGAAGACTTTATTAATTTAGTAGGATTAAGTAATGTTAATAGTATTAATAGAAAAGAATTAAGTAAAGCCTTTGATATACTAATTCATGATGAGGATAGAAATAGGGTTAAAGAGTTAATATATGAATTTTTAGATGGAGAGAATGAATACTTTATTTGTGAGTGCAGAATCTTAAGAAACGATGGAGAATATGCATGGATTTATTGCAAGGGAAAAGGTATACATGATGAAACAGGAAGTCCATTATTAATGGCAGGATCCATACTTGATATTTCAGAGAAAAAATCTTATGAAGATTATATAATTAAAATGGCATTTGTAGATCAACTAACTTTATTACCAAACAGATTAAAGTTTGAGCATGATTTTAATAATTTAACCAATAATGATATTATGGGAGAAAATAAGTTCTCAATATTCATGTTTGATATTGATAATTTCAAAAACTTCAATGATACTTTTGGGTGTAATTTAGGTGATAAGGTAATTAAAGAGATATCTGAATTCTTAAGTACCCTAGATTTGAAATCTTATAGTTCATATAGAATTGGTGGAGATTCTTTTATATTACTAGTACATCAAGAAGATAAGAATGACATAATTTTAAGTTTAAATAAAATACTTAATAGATTTAAGTCTACTTGGAACATATCAGGATATGAATATTATTTTACAACTTCAATAGGAGTAGTAAGTTATCCTAAGGACGGAAAAGATGTAGAAACAATATTAAAAAATGTTGAGAGTGCTCTATTTAAATCAAAACAAGAAGGTAAAAATAAATATACCTTCTACTCTAAAGAGCATCATGATAGATTTCATAGGCAAATTCAACTTGAAAATAGCATGAGATGTGCGGTTAATAATAATTTTGACGGTTTTTATGTTGTCTATCAGCCGATAGTAGATAGTAATACTAAAAATTTAGTAACTGTTGAGTCTCTATTACGATGGGAACATAAAGATTTAGGAATGATTTCTCCACTTGAGTTTATTCCAATTGCTGAAACTTCAGGTTTAATAGTGCCTATGGGTGAATGGATACTTAAGGAAGCAATTTCTCAGTGCTCAGCTTGGAGAGTAATGGGAATAAATGATTTAACTGTAAACGTAAATCTATCAGTAAAACAGCTTCAAGTTGATGGTTTTGATAAAATGGTTATGGATTTACTTATGGAAGCAGGATTACCATCTGAGGCATTAACCTTAGAAATTACAGAGTCATTAATAATGACTGATTTTATTCATTCTTCAAGGATATTAGAAAATCTAAGAAATGAAGGAGTTAAGATATCCATAGATGATTTTGGTACTGGATATTCATCTCTTAGTTATCTAAGAAAATTACCTGTAGATAACTTGAAAATTGATAGGAGTTTTATTAGTGATATTGAGTCAGATAAGTATTGTGTGTCATTTACTGATACTATGATAAATTTAGCTCATAATTTAAATATAACGGTTACATCTGAAGGGGTAGAAACCGAAAGTCAGTTAAATATTCTTGAGAATTTAGGCAGTGATTATATTCAAGGGTATTATTTTAGTAAACCAATGACTCCTGCAGAACTTGTGAAATATGTTGAGGCGTATATATAA
- a CDS encoding cell division protein FtsA — MRIDGLNSDNLIFALDIGTRSVIGTVGMVIKDKFSVVAEKYIEHDERAMLDGQIHDIELVAKKVREVKDSLEEDLGITLKDVYIAAAGRLLKTLEVTVEERVDPTEEISKDIIRGLEMHGIKKAQNKINHQKAGKLYPVGYSIKNYYLNGYSISNLLGHKGEQIRADVIATFLPRSVVDSLYGVMNRVGLKAVNMTLEPIAAMEAVIPQNLRLLNIALIDIGAGTSDIAISSNETISAYGMVPIAGDEVTEVISQALLVDFNTAEVIKRKIHTEDQITYLDIIGLENSVSKEHLLNIIRPVVTKMAQEVGSKVIALNGGKSPSALFLVGGGARTPLLNELIAEKLNLPLQRVAIRGRESVTQCIPMDNKLGSEGVTVLGIALVGLKSSGRDFIDVLLNDKTISLFNSHNHKVMDVLIQAGINPKVLMAKNGKSLRFNLNGSKRITFGELGEKAKVYINENEETLDSKVKNGDNIKLVFAKEGKNASTKCIELIKEVDSKSFYLNGESYYLDPIFLINNQSVTPDTYINEGDNVEIIYPKTIKEIKKYIINEDINLYKDGKLLEDDYEILDGEHISKEEVVKENEVVANEAAKEKYEQVKKGNSITVIVNDEKIELTGKESYVFVDIFNFINFDITQVKGSLNLVLNDKKAAYTDTLNNGDEIKVFWD, encoded by the coding sequence ATGAGAATAGATGGATTAAATTCAGATAATTTAATATTTGCATTAGATATAGGAACAAGAAGTGTAATTGGTACCGTTGGTATGGTAATTAAAGATAAATTTTCAGTTGTTGCTGAAAAGTATATAGAACATGATGAAAGAGCTATGCTTGATGGGCAAATACATGATATAGAATTAGTGGCTAAAAAGGTTAGAGAAGTTAAGGATTCCTTAGAAGAGGATTTAGGTATTACCTTAAAGGATGTATATATTGCTGCAGCTGGTAGACTTCTTAAAACTCTTGAAGTTACTGTTGAAGAGAGAGTAGACCCTACTGAAGAAATATCTAAAGATATAATCAGAGGGCTTGAAATGCATGGAATTAAGAAAGCTCAAAATAAGATAAATCATCAAAAAGCAGGAAAACTTTATCCAGTTGGATATAGCATTAAGAACTACTATTTAAATGGATATAGTATTTCTAATCTATTAGGGCATAAGGGAGAGCAAATTAGGGCTGACGTAATTGCAACCTTCTTACCTCGTTCAGTTGTAGATTCACTTTATGGAGTAATGAATAGAGTAGGACTTAAGGCTGTAAATATGACCTTAGAACCTATAGCAGCCATGGAAGCTGTCATTCCGCAAAATTTAAGACTGCTTAACATAGCATTAATAGATATAGGAGCAGGAACATCAGATATAGCAATATCTTCAAATGAAACAATTTCTGCTTATGGAATGGTGCCAATTGCTGGAGATGAAGTTACAGAGGTTATTTCTCAAGCTTTATTAGTGGATTTTAATACTGCTGAAGTAATTAAAAGAAAAATTCACACTGAGGATCAAATTACATACTTAGATATTATTGGATTAGAAAATAGTGTTTCAAAGGAACATTTATTAAACATAATAAGACCTGTTGTTACTAAGATGGCACAGGAAGTTGGCTCTAAAGTTATTGCATTAAATGGAGGTAAATCCCCTTCAGCATTATTCCTAGTTGGGGGAGGAGCACGTACTCCACTACTAAATGAGCTTATTGCAGAAAAATTAAATCTTCCCTTACAAAGAGTTGCAATAAGAGGAAGAGAATCTGTTACTCAATGTATACCAATGGATAATAAATTAGGTTCAGAAGGAGTAACTGTACTTGGAATTGCTTTAGTTGGACTTAAGAGTTCGGGAAGAGATTTCATAGATGTACTTCTAAATGACAAAACTATAAGTTTATTTAACTCACATAATCATAAGGTTATGGATGTATTAATTCAAGCTGGTATAAACCCTAAAGTCTTAATGGCCAAAAATGGAAAGAGCTTAAGATTTAATTTAAATGGAAGTAAGAGAATAACTTTCGGAGAACTAGGTGAAAAGGCTAAAGTTTATATTAATGAAAATGAGGAAACACTAGATAGTAAGGTGAAAAATGGAGATAACATTAAGCTGGTATTTGCAAAAGAAGGTAAAAATGCAAGTACAAAATGTATAGAGCTTATTAAAGAAGTGGATTCTAAAAGTTTTTACTTAAATGGTGAGAGTTATTATTTAGATCCTATTTTCCTAATAAATAACCAAAGTGTTACGCCTGATACATACATAAATGAAGGGGATAATGTTGAAATTATATACCCTAAGACAATTAAGGAAATTAAGAAATACATAATCAATGAAGATATAAATTTATATAAAGATGGAAAACTTTTAGAGGATGATTATGAGATATTAGATGGTGAACATATTTCAAAAGAAGAAGTTGTGAAAGAGAATGAAGTTGTTGCAAATGAAGCAGCAAAGGAGAAGTACGAACAAGTTAAAAAAGGAAACTCTATTACTGTAATAGTAAATGATGAGAAGATTGAATTAACTGGTAAGGAATCCTATGTTTTTGTAGACATTTTTAACTTCATTAATTTTGATATAACTCAAGTTAAAGGAAGCTTAAATCTAGTTTTAAATGACAAAAAGGCTGCATATACTGATACTTTAAATAATGGGGATGAAATCAAAGTTTTCTGGGATTAA
- a CDS encoding M20 metallopeptidase family protein, which produces MINFLEEAISIKEELIAWRRDFHENPELGFEEVRTSRVIKEFLNKEGIPFVEAAKTGIVATIKGGNEGKTIALRADIDALPIQDKKTCEYSSKVQGKMHACGHDAHTTILLGAAKLLNKHKESLNGNVKLLFEPAEETIGGAPFMIKEGALENPHVDGIIGLHVNESLRAGEIKVKKGVVNAASNPFTIKVKGKGGHGAEPHNTVDPIVIASHLVLALQPLVSREISPVNPAVVTVGSINGGFAQNVIPDEVELKGIIRTMTKEDRAYAVKRIEEISKGIASTFRGECTIEIEESYPCLYNNDDMVDIVRTSAETIIGTENIYEQTAPFMGVESFAYFAMERNAAFYFLGIGNEEKGINKPIHNALFDIDENALQVGVAIQCQSAFNYLTRG; this is translated from the coding sequence ATGATAAATTTTTTAGAAGAAGCAATAAGCATTAAGGAAGAATTAATAGCATGGAGAAGAGACTTTCATGAAAATCCTGAGTTAGGTTTTGAAGAAGTTAGAACTTCAAGGGTTATAAAAGAGTTTTTAAATAAAGAGGGCATTCCTTTTGTGGAGGCAGCAAAGACTGGTATTGTAGCCACTATTAAAGGAGGCAATGAGGGTAAAACTATAGCTTTAAGAGCAGATATAGATGCCCTTCCTATACAAGATAAGAAAACTTGTGAGTATTCATCAAAGGTGCAGGGGAAAATGCACGCTTGTGGACATGATGCACATACCACAATTTTACTAGGGGCTGCAAAATTATTAAATAAACATAAAGAATCACTAAATGGGAATGTTAAGCTATTATTTGAACCAGCAGAGGAAACTATTGGTGGAGCACCATTTATGATTAAAGAAGGAGCACTTGAAAATCCTCATGTAGACGGGATTATAGGACTTCATGTTAATGAAAGTTTAAGGGCAGGAGAGATTAAGGTTAAGAAAGGTGTTGTTAATGCAGCATCCAATCCTTTTACAATTAAAGTTAAAGGAAAGGGTGGTCATGGAGCAGAACCACATAATACTGTAGATCCTATAGTTATAGCTTCACATTTGGTCCTTGCTCTTCAGCCATTAGTAAGTAGGGAGATATCTCCAGTTAATCCTGCTGTTGTTACAGTTGGAAGTATTAATGGAGGATTTGCTCAAAATGTAATTCCAGATGAGGTTGAATTAAAAGGAATTATAAGAACAATGACGAAAGAAGATAGGGCATATGCTGTAAAAAGAATTGAGGAAATTTCTAAGGGTATAGCAAGTACCTTTAGAGGTGAGTGCACTATTGAAATAGAGGAAAGTTATCCATGTCTATATAATAATGATGATATGGTGGATATAGTAAGAACATCGGCAGAAACTATTATTGGCACGGAAAATATATATGAACAAACAGCACCTTTTATGGGGGTTGAAAGTTTTGCATATTTTGCAATGGAAAGAAATGCTGCGTTTTATTTCTTAGGAATAGGCAACGAAGAAAAGGGAATAAATAAGCCTATTCATAATGCTCTTTTTGACATCGATGAAAATGCATTGCAAGTAGGTGTTGCAATCCAATGCCAAAGTGCATTTAATTATTTGACAAGAGGGTAA
- a CDS encoding RluA family pseudouridine synthase, whose amino-acid sequence MKIEIGTNEAGQRLDKFVRKLLKDVPLSAIFKALRKGDVKVNGRKQKEKYSLEIGDIVEIRNIESDQKKKEFNFQRVDAGGLKITFEDENMLLVEKWPGVLVHSDKKNGEPTLTDYVLSYLHEKGDYLPEKEVTFTPAPCNRLDRNTSGIVFFGKNFESLKVLNELIRERKVKKFYTALVKGRINDRVYEGYILKDQENNVSKIYNDRIPNSKKIAMEVKTIQSNGAYSLIEIDLITGRSHQLRAHLAHLGNPIIGDSKYGDKKLNDFFYNKFGLNYQFLYAYKVIFKDVPEKFSYLKNKTIAESLPPMFKKIKVDVFKFVIR is encoded by the coding sequence GTGAAAATTGAAATAGGAACTAATGAAGCAGGACAAAGGCTTGATAAGTTTGTTAGAAAGTTATTAAAGGATGTTCCTTTAAGTGCTATATTTAAAGCTTTAAGAAAAGGCGATGTCAAGGTTAATGGAAGAAAGCAAAAAGAAAAATATTCTCTTGAAATTGGGGATATTGTTGAAATCAGAAATATAGAGAGTGACCAAAAGAAGAAAGAATTTAATTTCCAAAGAGTTGATGCTGGTGGACTGAAAATAACTTTTGAAGATGAAAATATGTTATTAGTTGAAAAATGGCCAGGAGTTTTAGTTCATTCAGATAAGAAAAATGGAGAGCCAACCTTAACTGATTACGTTTTAAGCTATTTACATGAGAAAGGTGACTACCTGCCAGAGAAAGAAGTTACTTTTACACCTGCACCATGTAATAGATTAGATAGAAATACTTCAGGTATAGTGTTCTTTGGAAAGAACTTTGAATCTTTAAAAGTACTTAATGAATTGATTAGAGAAAGAAAAGTTAAGAAGTTTTATACAGCTTTAGTTAAAGGAAGAATTAATGATAGGGTTTATGAAGGATACATATTAAAAGATCAAGAAAATAATGTTTCTAAAATATATAATGATAGAATTCCTAATAGCAAAAAGATAGCAATGGAAGTTAAAACAATTCAAAGTAATGGAGCATACTCTTTAATTGAAATTGATTTGATTACTGGAAGAAGTCACCAGCTTAGAGCACATTTAGCTCATTTAGGAAACCCAATTATAGGTGATAGTAAATATGGAGATAAGAAGCTAAATGATTTCTTTTATAATAAGTTCGGGTTAAATTATCAATTCTTATATGCATATAAGGTTATATTTAAGGATGTACCTGAAAAGTTTAGTTATTTAAAAAATAAAACAATAGCTGAAAGTTTACCTCCAATGTTTAAAAAGATAAAGGTGGATGTTTTTAAATTTGTTATAAGATAG
- a CDS encoding putative polysaccharide biosynthesis protein: MKEQSTTKGFAVLSAAGFLVKILSVLYVPILTRILGDQGYGIYSKTYDVFIFIYAVANSGMQPAICKVVSELSALGRERDALRAFRIARKLLLGVGLLFTILLIVLAKPIAAQAKSDITYGLIALSPTIVISSTLVAYRGYFNGKNQMNSLAASQVLEQLINVFVSLLFAFLLVKNSLALGSAGGTIGTSVGALVACIYLMVIFEFKHFSREAIKQPITGKKISNKKIIKKIIQYGLPITLSAGLSNFGALVDMSNVSGRLMHIGLTKENADILYGLLSKYKNLMYVPLIFITALGSAVLPAISKAVILNDRKNVKSKINFALRLTYGITIPAAFGLSVLNEYIYLGFYGNSRGSSLMIFGAFVVIFMGLSQIEITILQSLGKFKFLLLSLFFGIVGKIVTNYILIGIKSINIYGAVIGGFVCFVIPVIMNHRKLQQTVRVKIPLIRLALKPLFASVVMSLVLFGLDKFFLLLLPHAITSNRIVITLLTFVYIALGGFIYLYLMIMTKGIRKSDIEGISPKALKVIPGFMKRKLR, encoded by the coding sequence ATGAAAGAACAGTCAACCACTAAGGGCTTTGCAGTTTTATCAGCTGCAGGTTTCTTAGTTAAAATTCTATCTGTATTATATGTACCTATTTTAACAAGGATTTTAGGGGATCAGGGATATGGTATATATAGTAAAACTTATGATGTTTTTATATTCATTTATGCTGTAGCAAATTCAGGAATGCAGCCAGCTATATGTAAGGTTGTATCTGAACTTTCAGCCTTAGGCAGAGAAAGGGATGCCTTAAGAGCTTTTAGGATTGCTAGAAAGTTATTACTAGGAGTTGGTCTTCTATTTACTATTTTATTAATAGTACTCGCAAAACCAATTGCAGCACAGGCAAAATCTGATATAACCTATGGGTTAATAGCTTTGTCACCTACAATTGTTATATCTTCCACACTTGTAGCTTATAGAGGATACTTTAATGGTAAAAATCAAATGAATTCATTGGCTGCATCTCAAGTGTTGGAGCAGCTTATTAACGTTTTTGTAAGTCTTTTATTTGCATTTTTATTAGTTAAGAACTCCTTAGCATTAGGAAGTGCAGGAGGAACAATAGGTACTTCTGTAGGAGCCTTGGTAGCTTGTATTTACTTAATGGTTATCTTTGAATTTAAGCATTTTAGTAGAGAAGCAATAAAACAGCCAATTACAGGCAAGAAGATATCTAATAAGAAGATTATAAAAAAGATTATACAATATGGTTTGCCAATAACCTTAAGTGCAGGTTTATCTAATTTTGGAGCTTTAGTTGATATGTCAAATGTAAGTGGTAGGTTAATGCACATAGGCTTGACCAAAGAAAATGCGGATATATTATATGGTTTATTAAGTAAATATAAAAATCTTATGTATGTTCCATTGATTTTTATTACTGCATTAGGTTCAGCTGTACTTCCAGCTATCTCAAAAGCTGTGATATTAAATGACAGAAAAAATGTTAAATCAAAAATTAACTTCGCCTTAAGATTAACATATGGAATTACAATTCCAGCAGCCTTTGGATTATCTGTTCTAAATGAATATATCTATCTTGGATTCTATGGTAATTCTAGAGGAAGCAGCTTAATGATATTTGGTGCATTTGTAGTTATTTTTATGGGTCTTTCGCAGATAGAAATTACAATTCTTCAAAGCTTGGGAAAATTCAAATTCCTGCTACTTAGCTTGTTTTTTGGAATAGTAGGTAAGATTGTAACTAACTACATTTTAATTGGAATTAAAAGCATAAACATATATGGAGCAGTTATTGGTGGATTTGTATGCTTTGTAATACCTGTTATTATGAATCATAGAAAACTACAACAAACAGTTAGAGTAAAAATTCCACTAATAAGATTAGCACTTAAACCACTATTTGCATCTGTGGTAATGTCCTTAGTCTTATTTGGATTAGACAAGTTCTTTTTATTATTATTACCACACGCTATAACATCTAATAGAATAGTTATAACCTTATTAACTTTTGTATACATAGCATTAGGAGGATTTATATACCTATATCTAATGATTATGACTAAAGGCATAAGGAAAAGTGATATTGAGGGAATATCTCCAAAAGCGTTAAAAGTTATTCCTGGATTTATGAAAAGAAAACTTAGATAA